In Bacteroidales bacterium, one genomic interval encodes:
- a CDS encoding TIGR00730 family Rossman fold protein — MNNYEDELNFSEEEKIRKALEPRDWTEIRSFDSWQIFKIMSEFVEGFEKLAAIGPCVTIFGSARTPENHKYYKMASKIAYLLVKRGFGVITGGGPGIMEAANKGAKKAGGKSVGLNITLPHEQAPNPYIDPDKLITFKYFFVRKTMFTKYSQGFIVLPGGFGTCDELFESLTLIQTGKIAHFPIVLISKDYWKGMIDWLKNTVLKEKNIHEKDLHLFHVVDEETEAVDIIERFYVKYALKPNF; from the coding sequence ATGAACAATTATGAAGATGAATTGAATTTTTCAGAAGAAGAAAAAATCCGAAAAGCCCTCGAACCCCGCGATTGGACGGAAATTAGGAGTTTTGACTCGTGGCAGATTTTCAAAATTATGTCTGAATTCGTAGAAGGTTTTGAAAAATTAGCAGCCATTGGACCATGTGTTACAATCTTTGGTTCAGCACGTACTCCTGAGAATCACAAATATTACAAGATGGCAAGCAAAATAGCCTATCTGTTGGTGAAGCGTGGTTTTGGTGTGATCACCGGTGGTGGACCAGGTATTATGGAAGCTGCAAACAAAGGGGCTAAAAAAGCTGGTGGAAAATCCGTTGGTTTGAACATCACTCTTCCGCACGAACAAGCTCCAAATCCTTACATAGATCCGGATAAACTTATCACTTTTAAATATTTTTTTGTTAGAAAAACCATGTTTACTAAATACAGTCAAGGTTTTATAGTACTTCCTGGCGGATTTGGTACATGTGATGAGCTTTTCGAATCACTAACCCTGATTCAAACTGGAAAGATTGCTCACTTTCCTATTGTCCTTATTAGTAAGGATTACTGGAAAGGGATGATAGACTGGCTAAAAAACACCGTCCTCAAAGAAAAGAATATTCACGAAAAAGATTTGCATTTATTCCATGTAGTAGATGAAGAAACTGAAGCAGTTGATATCATCGAAAGGTTCTATGTCAAATATGCTCTCAAACCTAACTTTTAA